Proteins encoded within one genomic window of Hermetia illucens chromosome 2, iHerIll2.2.curated.20191125, whole genome shotgun sequence:
- the LOC119648259 gene encoding ankyrin repeat and BTB/POZ domain-containing protein 2 isoform X2 produces MYCTQDCKCSLCRELRDYNPSKDFNSKSAASGRPNENFILKRRQEPPPYGDVVHEATGHKVIIYFGDSIGSRKVNDKGNQLLVQQKKDYFHAKRLCDEIESQGSQTNEIRNESDIGADFQQDLKPVTEELPSFIESVKDGVINIRIEGTYEHAKSLVKSLADKESVYSDIESQNESFDWSFVQEWRARPSGNQRNDIPPFSPQQNASIGINLANTNISTGNLVAPPTSTNNHGIPSPNPLNTSGRIQSPAVATPAPRIPKEVALRPDHRPNTNLANNLSLTSLQQSSDEIDGYHRGKATANNAVLIAERDTNSVHNMKTGNLGGINKGIPHRSIAGPTKLTAQSTPIKSQPAMLSSSLTQQNKMSSVTQDRNELPQASQRHNMGIRTHNHEFRALQRVQECHSSSDENRSSGHASMSDTGGHGSSSPGGALGPLPEDRLAAGVTNRSTRSRGSTNHSRPRHRATPAKVPWGGSGLEDIKLAIQQLTMRSQTSTSTYSSLSAGSESSEPARRLVRYSSLETVNTNVTNADEFVWVDSHNRLVELQHPPWSQHCILKVIRAGRCRDHAERVSIEAVPRLGYLLQRALVRLSREVQRFSVVLGLCSKHEVAGAFKVVLCPALADSCIKACLRAAAMFAVPGDSALKQSKSSRAGLQLSVGRFHRWMADARLGRYIHEYAAVYLCAGMENLLEEILLQCLPPDNAASLTATGLEHSIASSGDLWGLLQPYAHLNAGRIASGALTMPRWASQSSIGSGSQNISMSNLEPCLLTTCVGTPAELRDLVVRAQQRFQHTALSHAALTALFYFMRCSQLEHSETGSTSTNSGNIQELCYERAYVVLPPLVEWLRVASANADYRHAALIDKDDIMQAARLLLPGVDCPVRPIAHDEELPSKRTPMNHNTTTLNANPSDDTSELGRRATLSLAFRLMLTGRAELLAQASTLLPASSRYDTVNQAGMTALMIACVRNDEVAIQSLLDAGSDPNIEVPAIGHANCPSIHPDTQHWTAVTFAACKGNYQAVRQLLERGANVEGGAKLSEDKCTLTPLQVASGSGSNEVVSLLLAHGAHAFLSTQQKDTMCFAGTAQRGSYSAISVAAAHGQRSCLRKLLSHPLAPGSREVLSLEEMLAEGDSNQRSGNDRQNETPPTLSKTQIKCLQEAMYHSAENNHLDITLELRALGVPWTLHCWMHALAAAHELRLDAVIDQLLQDFLQVCPDDYSSQFVSECLPLLFNIFRYSKNEGTTLLLADIFATCFGWEQIRPIKEPILQPVNGSRIDPKFVNNPELSDVTFRVEGKIFYGHKIVLVTASPRFQSMLSSKLSEGNNPTVQINDIRYHIFQLVMQYLYSGGCNTLEVSQGDCLELMAAASFFQLEGLLRFTEARCSEMIDIDNVVAMYIHAKVYNAPKLLEYCQGFLLQNMVALLTYDDSVKRLLFAKKIPNHDVLSGLLLTLQARIKMRKTNPSNSLRPGNIPTSPISVTTNTVASSTTKK; encoded by the exons ATGTATTGCACTCAAGATTGCAAGTGTAGTTTATGTCGTGAGTTACGAGACTATAACCCGTCCAAGGACTTCAATAGTAAATCGGCTGCATCCGGTAGACCCAATGAGAATTTCATACTAAAACGCCGTCAGGAGCCTCCACCATATGGAGATGTAGTACACGAAGCGACTGGCCATAAGGTTATAATCTACTTCGGTGACTCTATTGGGTCCCGAAAGGTTAATGATAAGGGTAACCAGTTACTGGTTCAACAAAAGAAAGACTATTTCCATGCAAAGCGATTATGTGACGAGATAGAATCACAAGGATCTCAAACTAATGAGATTCGCAATGAATCGGACATAGGAGCAGATTTTCAGCAGGATCTTAAGCCAGTCACAGAGGAATTACCGTCGTTCATAGAAAGCGTTAAGGATGGAGTCATCAATATACGAATCGAAGGAACTTACGAGCACGCGAAAAGTTTGGTCAAATCTTTGGCGGACAAAGAAAGTGTTTATTCCGATATTGAATCGCAGAATGAATCTTTCGATTGGAGCTTTGTTCAGGAATGGCGAGCACG ACCGTCTGGTAATCAACGAAACGACATACCACCGTTCAGTCCTCAACAAAATGCATCCATAGGAATTAATTTAGCCAATACGAATATAAGTACCGGTAATCTAGTAGCACCACCAACCTCTACGAATAATCATGGAATACCCAGTCCGAATCCACTCAATACCTCGGGTCGTATACAAAGTCCAGCGGTGGCAACACCCGCTCCACGTATACCAAAAGAAGTTGCTCTACGACCCGATCATCGACCCAACACAAATTTAGCCAATAATTTAAGTTTGACGAGTTTACAACAAAGTTCCGATGAAATTGATGGATACCATCGAGGAAAAGCAACAGCGAACAATGCAGTCCTTATTGCAGAACGGGACACTAATAGCGTACATAACATGAAAACAGGAAATCTTGGAGGAATAAACAAAGGAATACCTCACAGATCAATAGCAGGCCCAACTAAGCTTACAGCTCAAAGTACTCCCATCAAATCACAACCAGCGATGTTGAGTTCCAGTTTAACGCAACAGAACAAAATGTCTTCTGTTACGCAGGATCGTAACGAGTTGCCACAGGCGTCGCAAAGGCACAACATGGGTATTCGTACACATAATCATGAATTTCGAGCTTTACAACGGGTGCAAGAATGCCATAGTTCATCAGATGAGAATAGATCTTCCGGACATGCAAGCATGTCAGATACAGGAGGACATGGAAGTAGCTCTCCTGGTGGAGCATTAGGGCCGCTCCCTGAAGATCGCTTAGCAGCTGGAGTCACCAACCGAAGCACACGGTCAAGGGGAAGCACAAATCACTCTCGACCAAGACATCGCGCTACACCTGCTAAAGTTCCATGGGGAGGTAGTGGCCTAGAAGATATCAAGCTAGCCATTCAACAACTAACAATGAGGAGTCAAACAAGCACGAGTACCTATAGTAGTCTCAGCGCTGGTTCAGAAAGCTCAGAACCTGCAAGACGTCTTGTACGATACTCTTCCTTGGAAACAGTTAACACTAATGTAACTAATGCCGACGAATTTGTTTGGGTTGATTCTCATAATCGCCTGGTTGAATTGCAACATCCGCCTTGGAGCCAGCATTGTATTTTGAAAGTTATTCGAGCTGGGAGATGTCGCGACCATGCTGAAAGAGTGTCTATTGAAGCTGTGCCACGTCTGGGCTATCTACTGCAAAGAGCTTTAGTTCGATTGTCAAGGGAAGTCCAACGCTTCTCTGTAGTATTAGGACTTTGTTCAAAACACGAAGTAGCCGGGGCTTTCAAAGTCGTATTGTGTCCTGCCTTAGCTGATTCCTGTATCAAAGCATGTCTAAGAGCAGCCGCAATGTTCGCTGTACCAGGAGATAGTGCACTAAAACAAAGTAAATCATCGCGAGCGGGACTTCAATTATCAGTGGGTAGATTTCATAGATGGATGGCAGATGCACGGTTAGGCAGGTATATCCATGAGTATGCCGCAGTTTATTTATGTGCTGGAATGGAGAATTTACTAGAAGAAATCCTCCTGCAATGTCTACCTCCCGACAATGCAGCATCGTTAACTGCTACTGGACTAGAACACTCTATAGCCAGTTCTGGCGACCTATGGGGTTTACTACAACCTTACGCTCATCTCAATGCAGGACGAATAGCTTCAGGCGCTCTGACCATGCCTCGCTGGGCCAGCCAATCATCTATCGGGTCAGGCTCGCAGAATATTAGTATGTCTAATTTGGAGCCATGTCTGCTTACAACTTGTGTGGGTACTCCGGCGGAGTTGCGAGATCTTGTAGTTCGCGCTCAACAACGTTTTCAGCATACAGCTCTATCACATGCGGCTCTTACAGCTTTGTTCTACTTTATGCGTTGCTCGCAACTTGAACACAGTGAAACAGGAAGCACAAGCACCAATAGTGGGAATATTCAAGAGCTTTGCTATGAAAGGGCATATGTAGTGCTACCACCTCTTGTAGAATGGCTTCGGGTAGCATCAGCAAATGCTGATTATCGACATGCCGCGCTCATTGATAAAGACGACATAATGCAAGCTGCCCGATTACTCCTTCCAGGAGTTGACTGTCCCGTGCGACCCATTGCTCATGACGAAGAACTTCCTTCAAAACGGACACCTATGAATCACAACACTACAACGCTTAATGCTAATCCTAGTGATGATACTTCAGAGCTTGGACGCCGAGCTACCCTTTCTTTAGCATTTCGTTTGATGTTAACTGGCAGGGCAGAACTTCTTGCTCAAGCTTCAACACTTTTACCCGCTTCAAGCCGCTATGACACCGTTAATCAAGCTGGTATGACCGCTTTAATGATAGCGTGTGTTCGTAACGATGAGGTCGCCATTCAGTCACTCCTAGATGCCGGTTCCGATCCAAACATTGAAGTTCCTGCAATTGGTCACGCTAATTGCCCATCAATTCATCCCGACACTCAGCACTGGACGGCTGTAACATTTGCAGCCTGCAAAGGAAACTATCAAGCTGTTCGACAGCTTTTAGAACGAGGCGCGAACGTTGAAGGAGGAGCAAAATTAAGTGAGGACAAATGCACCTTAACGCCGCTGCAGGTTGCAAGTGGATCTGGTAGCAACGAAGTTGTATCACTTCTGCTTGCGCACGGGGCCCATGCTTTTCTGTCTACTCAACAGAAGGACACAATGTGCTTTGCAGGAACTGCTCAACGAGGCTCTTACAGTGCAATATCCGTTGCAGCAGCCCACGGTCAACGATCTTGTCTGCGCAAGCTTCTATCGCATCCTCTAGCTCCTGGTAGCCGAGAGGTACTCTCTTTAGAAGAAATGCTGGCTGAAGGCGATAGTAATCAAAGAAGTGGAAATGATCGACAAAACGAAACACCACCTACACTGAGCAAAACACAAATCAAATGCTTACAGGAAGCTATGTATCACAGTGCAGAGAATAATCACTTAG ATATCACTCTTGAACTGAGAGCGCTCGGTGTTCCATGGACGCTTCATTGCTGGATGCACGCATTGGCGGCAGCTCACGAGCTACGATTGGATGCTGTGATTGACCAGCTTCTACAAGATTTCTTACAAGTTTGCCCTGATGATTACAGCTCGCAATTCGTAAGCGAATGTCTTCCCCTGTTATTCAACATATTCCGCTATAGTAAAAATGAAGGAACAACTCTTCTACTCGCTGATATTTTCGCGACATGCTTCGGTTGGGAACAAATAAGACCCATTAAAGAGCCAATTCTACAACCAGTGAATGGATCACGTATCGATCCGAAGTTTGTGAACAATCCAGAACTAAGTGATGTCACCTTTAG AGTTGAAGGAAAGATTTTCTATGGCCACAAAATAGTTTTGGTTACCGCTTCGCCACGCTTCCAAAGCATGCTGAGTTCTAAACTAAGCGAAGGGAATAATCCCACTGTTCAAATCAACGACATCCGCTACCATATATTCCAACTGGTCATGCAATATTTGTATAGTGGCGGTTGCAATACTCTTGAAGTCTCGCAGGGAGATTGTCTGGAGCTGATGGCGGCTGCAAGCTTCTTCCAACTAGAAGGTCTTTTGCGTTTCACAGAAGCACGGTGTTCGGAAATGATCGATATCGATAACGTCGTCGCAATGTACATCCATGCAAAG GTCTACAACGCTCCGAAATTATTGGAATATTGTCAAGGATTCCTTTTGCAAAACATGGTTGCTTTGCTCACATACGATGATTCCGTCAAGCGTCTACTTTTCGCTAAAAAGATTCCTAATCATGATGTCCTGAGTGGACTACTACTTACGCTCCAAGCTCGCATCAAAATGCGTAAAACGAACCCCTCCAATAGCTTGAGACCGGGTAACATCCCAACATCACCCATTTCAGTTACAACAAACACAGTTGCATCATCAACTACTAAAAAATAA